A genome region from Paludibacterium sp. B53371 includes the following:
- a CDS encoding MarC family protein: MELEVSKIFMALLVLINPLSAVPIFIGLTPHSSQAERKKIAKLASITIAAVVCLFSLVGQGLLSFLGISIGSFQVAGGLLVLMIALAMMNAQETPTKTTDEERSEAESKANIAVVPLAIPLMSGPGAISTVIIYATTAHTWIDVAKIIVSGLMVAVVCYGALNMATPISRVLGKTGINIVNRVMGMLLAALSVEIMVDGLYRLFPHLGAH; this comes from the coding sequence ATGGAACTCGAAGTTAGCAAAATTTTCATGGCACTGCTGGTGCTGATCAACCCGCTGTCGGCGGTGCCGATCTTCATCGGCCTGACGCCGCACAGCAGCCAGGCCGAGCGCAAGAAAATCGCCAAGCTGGCCTCGATCACCATTGCCGCGGTGGTTTGCCTGTTCTCGCTGGTGGGCCAGGGCCTGCTGAGCTTCCTCGGCATCAGCATCGGCTCCTTCCAGGTTGCCGGTGGCCTGCTGGTGCTGATGATTGCGCTGGCGATGATGAACGCCCAGGAAACACCGACCAAGACCACCGATGAAGAGCGCAGCGAAGCCGAATCCAAGGCGAATATTGCCGTGGTGCCGCTCGCCATTCCGCTGATGTCGGGTCCGGGTGCGATCTCCACGGTCATCATTTACGCCACGACCGCCCATACCTGGATTGATGTGGCCAAAATCATCGTCAGTGGCCTGATGGTGGCGGTGGTCTGCTACGGCGCCCTGAACATGGCCACCCCGATCAGTCGCGTCCTGGGCAAAACCGGCATCAATATCGTCAACCGGGTCATGGGCATGTTGCTGGCCGCCCTGTCGGTAGAAATCATGGTCGACGGTCTGTACCGTCTGTTCCCCCATCTCGGCGCACACTGA
- a CDS encoding C1 family peptidase: protein MQTSISRVGKALTLLLFVTAAHAEPPISATQQQINQAILQTDAGWSTRVSPVSELPLEQKKRLTGVPQGAPPVMAGVETKRYQPSAGTLPGLFDWRTVGGRSYVTPVKNQGNCGSCWAFAVTAALESRALISANTPGKNLDLSEQIVLSCSQAGSCDGGWPHLANGFLTRTGNADEGYYPYSAANGACSLAQSGWQDASYRLKSWQFVTQGQTPSVDLLKNALYNSGPLVTTMRVFNDFFYYGSGVYRHVAGDYVGNHAIVIVGWNDADQAFIVKNSWDTSWGEAGFFRIAYSEISGDSQFATQMTLADGDVTAPVHPPAPPAPTVLLSPVGDSVPIRTTFSWGAVPMADRYYLYVRDSSGRMVWQTSLLASEAGCTTSTGICLYKASNSLNAGSDYQWQVLAANGRGYSPWSRATAFRTAATGKAGGGQD, encoded by the coding sequence ATGCAAACCTCGATCTCTCGTGTCGGCAAAGCGCTGACACTGCTGCTGTTCGTCACGGCGGCTCATGCCGAGCCGCCGATCAGCGCCACCCAGCAGCAAATCAATCAGGCCATCCTGCAGACCGATGCCGGCTGGAGCACCCGGGTATCGCCGGTTTCCGAGCTGCCGCTGGAGCAAAAAAAACGGCTGACCGGCGTCCCGCAGGGTGCACCGCCGGTGATGGCCGGCGTGGAAACGAAACGCTATCAGCCGAGCGCCGGTACGCTACCCGGCCTGTTCGACTGGCGTACGGTCGGCGGGCGCAGCTATGTCACGCCAGTCAAGAACCAGGGGAACTGCGGCAGTTGCTGGGCCTTTGCCGTGACCGCCGCGCTGGAGTCGCGCGCGCTGATCTCGGCCAACACGCCGGGCAAAAACCTCGACCTGTCCGAGCAGATCGTACTGTCGTGCAGTCAGGCGGGCAGTTGCGATGGCGGCTGGCCGCATCTGGCCAACGGCTTTCTCACCCGAACGGGCAACGCCGATGAGGGCTATTACCCCTACAGCGCCGCCAACGGGGCATGCAGCCTGGCGCAAAGTGGCTGGCAGGACGCCAGCTACCGGCTGAAAAGCTGGCAATTCGTTACCCAGGGCCAAACCCCCAGTGTTGATCTGCTGAAGAACGCGCTCTACAACAGCGGACCGCTGGTCACCACCATGCGGGTCTTTAACGACTTTTTCTATTACGGCTCGGGGGTCTATCGTCATGTCGCGGGTGATTATGTCGGCAATCACGCCATTGTAATTGTCGGCTGGAACGATGCTGACCAGGCCTTCATCGTCAAGAACAGTTGGGACACCAGCTGGGGCGAGGCGGGCTTCTTCCGCATTGCCTATAGCGAAATCAGCGGTGATTCGCAATTTGCCACCCAGATGACGCTGGCCGACGGCGACGTGACCGCCCCCGTCCACCCGCCGGCGCCCCCCGCGCCCACGGTCTTGCTCAGCCCGGTCGGCGACAGTGTGCCGATTCGAACGACGTTCAGCTGGGGCGCTGTGCCCATGGCCGATCGCTATTACCTGTATGTACGTGACAGCAGCGGACGGATGGTATGGCAGACGTCACTGTTGGCCAGTGAAGCAGGTTGCACCACCTCGACCGGGATTTGCCTGTACAAGGCCAGCAACTCACTGAATGCCGGCAGCGACTATCAGTGGCAGGTGCTGGCTGCCAACGGCCGTGGCTACAGCCCGTGGAGCCGTGCCACCGCCTTCCGCACCGCCGCCACAGGAAAAGCCGGCGGCGGCCAGGACTAA
- a CDS encoding C1 family peptidase — translation MKTLSLRSGLQCMLLTLSLIALPGWAAAPEEPARLSEQQVARELASIQLAIRQSGAQWQARATPVANWTPEAKKRLTGLKPGGNKTPFINPKYQQRKPGLAALPASFDWRNLNGHSYVTSVKNQGNCGSCWAFAVTAALESRALISANTPDKNLDLSEQIVLSCSGAGDCGGGWPDQASNFLKSPGNASEAYYPYTADNGSCSTARPGWQSQSYKINSWQYVVQNATATVDVLKNALYATGPLVVTFRVFNDFYYYAGGVYQHVSGDWVGDHAVLLVGWNDADQAFIVKNSWGESWGTAGFFEIAYSELASDVQFGTEMVLADGAVTPPDSPCQFKLARNSGTMSAVGGSSSVSVNSSKTCAWSASSDASWLQITAGSSGAGHGTVRYLVGANRSTDSRTAHLTIGDQSFTLTQSGNKAGVPICSLSADPAFVGRGSPSHLSASCQPAASSYRWSANTGLSNTDSSGDVTPQNDTTYSVIGSNAAGSGNSATVTVTVGEPVPVKPTGLLAPSGNSSEIKPTYRWQPVPGATRYYLNLRENNGPTLYTGQFSPDQLGCASGTCSVTPDAALRNGGDYIWVLLAANHSGSSPWSEPQSFSVILNRP, via the coding sequence ATGAAGACTCTTTCCCTGCGCAGCGGGCTGCAGTGCATGCTGCTGACGCTATCGCTGATCGCCTTGCCGGGCTGGGCTGCCGCACCCGAAGAACCGGCCAGACTGAGCGAGCAGCAAGTTGCCCGTGAGCTGGCCAGCATCCAGCTGGCGATTCGCCAGAGCGGCGCACAATGGCAAGCTCGTGCCACGCCGGTCGCCAACTGGACGCCGGAAGCCAAAAAAAGACTGACCGGCCTCAAGCCAGGCGGCAACAAGACACCGTTCATCAATCCCAAATACCAGCAGCGCAAGCCGGGGCTGGCGGCCCTTCCCGCCAGCTTTGACTGGCGCAACCTGAATGGCCACAGCTATGTCACCTCGGTGAAGAACCAGGGCAATTGCGGCAGTTGCTGGGCCTTTGCCGTGACGGCGGCGCTGGAGTCACGGGCCCTGATCAGCGCCAATACGCCGGACAAGAATCTGGACCTGTCCGAACAGATCGTGCTGTCGTGCAGTGGCGCGGGCGATTGCGGCGGGGGCTGGCCGGATCAGGCCTCCAATTTCCTCAAGTCTCCCGGCAACGCCAGTGAGGCCTACTATCCGTATACCGCCGACAATGGCAGCTGCAGTACCGCGCGCCCGGGCTGGCAGTCGCAGAGCTACAAGATCAACAGTTGGCAGTATGTGGTGCAGAACGCCACCGCCACGGTGGATGTACTGAAGAATGCGCTGTACGCGACGGGTCCGCTGGTGGTCACGTTCCGCGTTTTCAATGATTTTTACTATTACGCAGGCGGGGTCTACCAGCATGTCAGCGGCGACTGGGTAGGCGATCATGCCGTGTTGCTGGTGGGCTGGAATGATGCCGATCAGGCCTTCATCGTCAAGAACAGCTGGGGGGAGAGCTGGGGAACAGCCGGTTTCTTTGAAATCGCCTACAGCGAGCTGGCCAGCGACGTGCAGTTCGGCACGGAAATGGTGCTGGCGGATGGCGCGGTCACCCCGCCCGACTCGCCATGCCAGTTCAAACTGGCGCGCAACAGCGGCACCATGAGCGCCGTGGGCGGCTCCAGCAGCGTCAGCGTCAACAGCAGCAAGACCTGCGCCTGGAGCGCCAGCAGCGACGCCAGCTGGCTGCAGATCACCGCCGGCAGCAGTGGAGCCGGTCATGGCACGGTACGTTACCTGGTCGGCGCCAACCGCAGCACCGACAGCCGTACGGCGCACCTGACCATTGGTGATCAGTCTTTCACCCTCACCCAGTCAGGCAACAAGGCCGGCGTACCGATTTGCAGCCTGAGTGCCGACCCGGCCTTTGTTGGCCGTGGATCGCCCAGTCATCTGAGCGCATCCTGCCAGCCTGCGGCCAGCAGCTACCGATGGAGCGCCAATACTGGCCTGAGCAACACTGACAGCAGTGGCGACGTCACGCCGCAGAATGACACGACCTACAGTGTCATCGGCAGCAATGCGGCCGGCAGCGGCAACAGCGCCACGGTGACCGTGACCGTGGGCGAGCCGGTACCGGTCAAACCGACCGGCCTGCTGGCCCCCTCCGGCAACAGCAGCGAGATCAAACCAACCTACCGCTGGCAGCCGGTTCCGGGCGCCACCCGGTATTATCTGAATCTGCGCGAAAACAACGGCCCCACCCTCTATACCGGCCAGTTCTCCCCCGATCAGCTGGGTTGTGCCAGCGGGACATGCAGTGTCACGCCGGATGCGGCACTCAGAAACGGCGGCGACTATATCTGGGTACTGCTGGCGGCCAATCATTCTGGCAGCAGCCCGTGGAGTGAGCCTCAGTCCTTCAGTGTCATACTGAACCGCCCCTGA
- a CDS encoding LysR substrate-binding domain-containing protein: MATLAARSGRDAGSTATADRVQSYAEMALQAAVSGMGVAMGRRSLQAEALRDGRLVAPFPAGPSGYRYDLICPAGEEKRPRFAAFAGWLAAQGWPSMKQARQPERLSGRTALVQGLCQGAGIDVLKLAAHRHAARNA, from the coding sequence GTGGCAACACTGGCGGCACGATCAGGGAGAGACGCTGGAAGTACAGCAACGGCAGACCGTGTTCAATCATATGCCGAGATGGCCTTGCAGGCGGCGGTCAGTGGCATGGGCGTAGCGATGGGACGACGTTCGCTGCAGGCGGAAGCACTGCGCGACGGACGCCTGGTCGCGCCGTTCCCGGCCGGTCCGTCAGGCTATCGCTACGATCTGATTTGTCCGGCAGGGGAAGAGAAACGGCCACGCTTTGCCGCCTTCGCCGGATGGCTGGCGGCACAGGGGTGGCCGTCCATGAAACAGGCCCGACAGCCTGAACGGCTGTCAGGTCGTACGGCGCTCGTACAGGGCTTGTGCCAGGGTGCCGGGATCGACGTGCTCAAGCTCGCCGCCCACCGGCATGCCGCGCGCAATGCGTGA
- the recR gene encoding recombination mediator RecR has translation MKNPPSLDQLIAALKVLPGVGPKSAQRMAFHLLQREQAGAEKLARALDRALSSLVHCERCNTFSETPLCNLCADPERSQNQLCVVEMPADLLMLEQARCYDGLYFVLMGRISPLEGLGPREANLDKLLLRAQDGVVEEVILATNFTAEGEVTAHMISELLKQRGLKVSRIARGMPVGGELEHVDPGTLAQALYERRTT, from the coding sequence ATGAAAAACCCGCCTTCGCTCGATCAACTGATCGCAGCGTTGAAGGTACTGCCGGGCGTTGGGCCGAAATCGGCCCAACGCATGGCTTTCCACCTGCTGCAGCGCGAACAGGCCGGCGCGGAGAAACTGGCGCGGGCGCTGGATCGTGCCTTGAGCAGTCTGGTGCATTGCGAGCGCTGCAATACCTTCAGCGAAACCCCGCTGTGCAATCTGTGCGCCGACCCCGAGCGCAGCCAGAACCAGTTGTGCGTGGTGGAGATGCCGGCTGACCTGCTGATGCTGGAGCAGGCCCGTTGCTACGACGGCCTGTATTTCGTGCTGATGGGACGCATCTCGCCGCTGGAAGGTCTGGGACCGCGCGAGGCCAATCTCGACAAGCTCTTGCTGCGCGCCCAGGACGGCGTGGTCGAGGAGGTGATTCTGGCGACCAACTTCACCGCCGAAGGGGAGGTGACCGCCCACATGATCAGCGAACTGCTCAAGCAGCGCGGCCTCAAAGTGTCACGCATTGCGCGCGGCATGCCGGTGGGCGGCGAGCTTGAGCACGTCGATCCCGGCACCCTGGCACAAGCCCTGTACGAGCGCCGTACGACCTGA
- a CDS encoding YbaB/EbfC family nucleoid-associated protein has translation MFGKGGMAGLMKQAQQMQENMKKAQEELARIEVEGQSGAGMVKVVMTCGHDVKRVAIDDSLLSDAADDKEMLEDLIAAAINDAVRKAEATSQEKMAGFTNGLSLPPGMKFPF, from the coding sequence ATGTTCGGAAAAGGCGGTATGGCCGGCTTGATGAAGCAGGCGCAGCAAATGCAGGAAAACATGAAAAAGGCGCAGGAAGAACTGGCGCGTATCGAAGTGGAAGGCCAGTCCGGTGCCGGCATGGTCAAGGTCGTCATGACCTGCGGCCACGATGTCAAGCGCGTTGCCATCGACGACAGCCTGCTCAGCGATGCGGCCGATGACAAGGAAATGCTGGAAGACCTGATCGCCGCGGCCATCAACGATGCCGTGCGCAAGGCCGAAGCGACCTCGCAGGAGAAAATGGCCGGCTTCACCAATGGCCTCAGCCTGCCCCCGGGCATGAAATTCCCGTTCTGA
- the dnaX gene encoding DNA polymerase III subunit gamma/tau, giving the protein MTYQVLARKWRPKRFADLVGQEHVVRALSNALTDARLHHAYLLTGTRGVGKTTIARILAKSLNCEVGVGAEPCGECPACRQIDAGRFVDLLEIDAASNTGIDNIREVLENAQYAPSIGRFKVYIIDEVHMLSKSAFNAMLKTLEEPPAHVKFILATTDPQKVPVTVLSRCLQFNLRNMTPQQVSGHLAHVLAQEGVSYEAPALALLGRAASGSMRDALSLLDQAIAYGVGEVREEGVRAMLGAVDRRYLFVLAEALAEGDGARLMQEAGKLAERSIGFDGALAEMALLWHQVALMQSVPAAIAEDEPEREALTQLAARVAPEDVQLYYQIALHGRRDLALAPDELAGFSMTLLRMLAFHPRHAGEVATSSAPAIPRAQSSSHAPAAPAAHAATAAASTATPARDLLAQLSGRSARPAAREQAAEPAAPEEPEPAAIPAPAPVAAVPPTAPVAAAARPAEPPRETAAPAPVVAAAPAVREPEAQDSPPWDDDDDIQLATPRPVDDDWVAEPPAAPSVPAVFDGDWISLIGELGPRMGAARMLAQNAMLKSYDGQLLALAVPESFRHLAARDYQEKLKSVLAERFGSALQVTVSVEDLGLETPAMKDARERQTQLAAARQSLENDAVVQQFVRDFDATLLTDTIQPVQES; this is encoded by the coding sequence ATGACCTATCAAGTTCTTGCCCGTAAGTGGCGTCCCAAGCGCTTTGCCGACCTGGTCGGCCAGGAGCACGTGGTTCGTGCGCTGTCCAATGCGCTGACCGATGCGCGGCTGCATCATGCCTATCTGCTGACCGGTACGCGCGGGGTAGGTAAAACCACGATTGCCCGCATTCTGGCCAAGAGCCTCAATTGTGAAGTCGGCGTCGGGGCCGAGCCCTGTGGCGAGTGTCCGGCATGCCGGCAGATTGACGCCGGTCGTTTTGTCGATCTGCTGGAAATCGACGCGGCTTCCAATACCGGCATCGACAACATCCGCGAAGTGCTGGAAAACGCCCAGTACGCGCCAAGCATCGGCCGCTTCAAGGTGTACATCATCGACGAAGTGCACATGCTGTCGAAGAGCGCCTTCAATGCCATGCTCAAAACGCTGGAAGAGCCGCCGGCACACGTCAAGTTCATTCTCGCCACCACCGATCCGCAGAAGGTGCCGGTCACCGTGCTGTCGCGCTGCCTGCAGTTCAATCTGCGCAATATGACGCCCCAGCAGGTCTCCGGCCATCTGGCGCACGTGCTGGCGCAGGAGGGCGTCAGCTATGAGGCCCCGGCGCTGGCTTTGCTTGGCCGCGCCGCCTCCGGCTCGATGCGCGATGCCCTGTCGCTGCTTGACCAGGCTATCGCCTACGGGGTGGGTGAAGTCCGGGAAGAGGGCGTCCGTGCCATGCTCGGCGCAGTCGACCGCCGCTACCTTTTCGTGCTGGCCGAGGCCCTGGCCGAGGGGGATGGTGCCAGACTGATGCAGGAAGCCGGCAAGCTGGCCGAGCGCAGCATCGGTTTTGATGGCGCCCTGGCCGAGATGGCCCTGCTGTGGCACCAGGTGGCGCTGATGCAGAGCGTGCCGGCCGCCATTGCCGAGGACGAACCGGAGCGAGAGGCGCTGACCCAGCTGGCTGCGCGCGTGGCGCCGGAAGATGTTCAGTTGTATTACCAGATTGCCCTGCACGGTCGTCGAGACCTGGCGCTGGCACCGGATGAACTGGCCGGTTTCTCCATGACCTTGCTGCGCATGCTGGCCTTCCATCCGCGCCATGCGGGCGAAGTCGCGACGTCTTCGGCGCCGGCCATCCCGCGCGCCCAGTCATCGTCCCATGCGCCGGCGGCACCGGCGGCCCATGCCGCGACAGCGGCGGCGAGTACGGCGACCCCGGCACGTGATCTGCTGGCGCAACTGTCCGGACGCAGCGCCCGTCCTGCCGCACGTGAGCAGGCGGCCGAACCGGCGGCGCCGGAAGAGCCCGAGCCTGCTGCGATACCGGCACCCGCACCCGTTGCGGCGGTACCGCCGACCGCGCCGGTGGCTGCGGCCGCCCGACCCGCCGAGCCTCCGCGGGAGACTGCTGCACCGGCCCCTGTGGTGGCCGCTGCCCCGGCGGTGCGCGAACCCGAGGCGCAGGACAGCCCGCCCTGGGATGACGACGATGACATCCAGCTGGCCACCCCCCGACCGGTCGATGACGACTGGGTGGCCGAGCCGCCGGCAGCGCCGTCCGTGCCGGCGGTGTTTGATGGCGACTGGATCAGCCTGATCGGCGAGCTGGGCCCGCGCATGGGCGCCGCGCGCATGCTGGCACAGAATGCCATGCTCAAGTCCTACGATGGTCAGCTGCTGGCACTGGCGGTGCCGGAAAGCTTTCGCCACCTCGCGGCGCGCGACTATCAGGAAAAACTCAAGAGTGTGCTGGCCGAGCGTTTCGGCAGTGCGCTGCAAGTGACCGTCTCGGTCGAGGATCTTGGCCTGGAAACCCCGGCCATGAAGGATGCCCGCGAACGCCAGACACAACTGGCGGCGGCGCGACAATCACTGGAAAACGATGCCGTGGTTCAGCAGTTCGTGCGCGATTTTGATGCCACACTGCTCACGGATACCATTCAACCCGTTCAGGAGTCGTAA
- the mltB gene encoding lytic murein transglycosylase B: protein MKKRILAALLLAAPLLARADAAFLARADVQRYIDEQVAGGQFSRPELEAVFANVELKPRIIEVMDRPATSRPWYQFRSNFYNEKLLNDGVAFWKAHPDALARAEQTYGVAPEMIVAILGIETHYGRNTGSFRVVDALSTLGFNYPRRAEYFRGELTQLLQLAHEERLDPLTFKGSYAGAMGWPQFMPSSFRQWAVDFDHSGHRDIWNNPDDAIGSVANYFQQHGWIHGDDILIPADVTPGPQVDALVADKFNLHYTVAELAGMGVKPEVPLAPAVKAVLVPLEVSPGVTEYWLGLNNFYVITRYNKSTLYAKVAQEIAREIKSRYVAAVYADQPS from the coding sequence ATGAAGAAAAGAATCCTGGCGGCGCTGCTGCTTGCCGCCCCATTGCTGGCCCGGGCCGATGCCGCCTTCCTCGCACGAGCCGACGTGCAGCGCTATATCGACGAGCAGGTTGCCGGCGGCCAGTTCTCCCGGCCGGAACTCGAAGCCGTGTTTGCCAATGTGGAACTCAAGCCGCGCATCATCGAGGTCATGGACCGGCCGGCAACCTCACGCCCCTGGTACCAGTTCCGCAGCAATTTCTACAACGAAAAACTGCTCAATGACGGCGTCGCTTTCTGGAAGGCCCACCCCGACGCGCTGGCCCGCGCCGAACAAACCTACGGTGTGGCGCCGGAGATGATCGTGGCCATTCTGGGCATCGAGACCCACTACGGTCGCAATACCGGCAGTTTCCGCGTGGTGGATGCGCTGTCGACCCTGGGCTTCAACTATCCGCGCCGTGCCGAGTATTTCCGTGGTGAGCTGACGCAGCTGCTGCAACTGGCGCATGAAGAACGCCTCGATCCGCTGACTTTCAAGGGCTCCTACGCCGGCGCCATGGGCTGGCCGCAGTTCATGCCGTCCAGCTTTCGCCAGTGGGCGGTCGATTTCGACCACAGCGGCCATCGCGATATCTGGAACAACCCCGACGATGCCATCGGTAGTGTGGCCAATTACTTCCAGCAGCATGGCTGGATCCATGGCGACGACATTCTGATTCCCGCCGATGTTACCCCGGGACCGCAGGTCGATGCCCTGGTGGCCGACAAGTTCAATCTGCACTACACCGTGGCTGAACTGGCGGGCATGGGCGTGAAGCCGGAAGTGCCGCTGGCGCCGGCGGTGAAGGCGGTGCTGGTGCCGCTCGAGGTCTCGCCTGGGGTGACCGAATACTGGCTGGGGCTGAACAACTTTTATGTGATTACCCGTTACAACAAGAGCACGCTGTATGCCAAGGTGGCCCAGGAAATCGCCAGGGAGATCAAATCGCGCTATGTGGCGGCAGTGTATGCCGACCAGCCGAGCTGA
- the hrcA gene encoding heat-inducible transcriptional repressor HrcA has product MLNQRSERLLKTLVELYIADGQPVGSRTLAMASGLELSSASIRNMLADLEGMGLVAAPHTSAGRIPTSRGYRVFVDRLLTVSPLETDAVRELESGLQPDSPQRLVHAASSLLSELTHFAGVVVTPQRPDVAFRQVEFLRLSERRVLLILVTLDGDVQNHLLQTQRDYAPGELVEAGNFLNQHYAGLGLSGIALRLEGELQGLQRDITELMTAAIDFGRQAARTPQESVMISGGSNLLHVRDLSEDMNRLRELFDVFERKTELLELLNQSREAQGVSLYIGDESGLLTLDECSVVAAPYRINGQVVGTLGVIGPTRMAYERVIPIVDITARLVSSALSFGE; this is encoded by the coding sequence ATGCTGAATCAACGTTCGGAACGCCTGCTCAAGACCCTGGTCGAGCTGTATATCGCCGATGGCCAGCCGGTCGGTTCGCGCACGCTGGCCATGGCCAGCGGGCTGGAGCTGTCTTCTGCCTCCATCCGCAACATGCTCGCAGACCTCGAGGGCATGGGGCTGGTTGCCGCGCCGCATACCTCGGCAGGTCGCATCCCGACTTCGCGGGGCTACCGGGTCTTCGTCGACCGCCTGCTGACCGTTTCCCCGCTGGAGACCGATGCCGTGCGCGAGCTGGAGTCGGGGCTGCAGCCGGACAGTCCGCAGCGGCTGGTGCATGCCGCTTCCTCGCTGCTCTCGGAACTGACGCATTTCGCCGGCGTGGTGGTCACGCCACAGCGACCCGACGTGGCGTTTCGCCAGGTGGAGTTCCTGCGCCTCTCCGAACGCCGCGTGCTGCTGATTCTGGTCACGCTGGATGGCGATGTGCAGAACCACCTGCTGCAGACCCAGCGTGATTACGCGCCCGGTGAGCTGGTCGAAGCCGGTAATTTCCTCAACCAGCATTATGCCGGTCTGGGGCTGAGCGGCATCGCCTTGCGGCTGGAGGGCGAGCTGCAGGGTCTGCAGCGCGACATCACCGAGCTGATGACGGCCGCCATCGACTTCGGCCGTCAGGCCGCCCGCACCCCGCAGGAGTCGGTGATGATCAGCGGAGGCAGCAATCTGTTGCATGTGCGGGATCTGTCCGAAGACATGAACCGCCTGCGCGAGCTGTTCGACGTCTTCGAACGCAAGACCGAACTGCTCGAATTGCTCAACCAGAGCCGCGAGGCCCAGGGGGTGAGTCTGTACATCGGCGACGAGTCCGGCCTGCTGACGCTGGATGAATGCAGTGTCGTGGCGGCTCCGTACCGTATTAACGGGCAGGTGGTCGGCACGCTGGGGGTCATCGGACCGACCCGCATGGCCTACGAGCGCGTGATTCCGATCGTCGACATTACCGCGCGCCTGGTGTCGAGTGCCCTGTCATTCGGCGAGTAG
- the recA gene encoding recombinase RecA, translating into MAERTEDKSRALAAALAQIEKQFGKGSIMRMSDNQITENLQVISTGSLGLDLALGVGGLPRGRVVEIYGPESSGKTTLCLQVVAEAQKLGGTCAYIDAENALDPVYAQKLGVKVEDLLISQPDTGEQALEICDMLVRSSGVDVIVVDSVAALVPKAEIEGEMGDSHVGLQARLMSQALRKLTGNIKRTNTLVIFINQIRMKIGVMFGNPETTTGGNALKFYASVRLDIRRIGGIKKGEEVVGNETRVKVVKNKVSPPFKQAEFDILYGEGISREGEIIEMGVQHGFIEKSGAWYSHNGQKIGQGKDNVREFLKENPAIAQDIERKVRETVGVTIAMSEDGGDPETLEDSVL; encoded by the coding sequence ATGGCAGAGCGTACCGAAGACAAGAGCCGCGCCCTGGCGGCCGCCCTTGCCCAGATCGAGAAGCAGTTCGGCAAGGGCTCGATCATGCGCATGAGCGACAACCAGATTACCGAAAACCTGCAGGTGATTTCCACCGGCTCGCTGGGTCTGGATCTGGCACTCGGCGTGGGCGGTCTGCCGCGTGGCCGTGTGGTCGAAATCTACGGTCCGGAATCCTCCGGCAAGACCACCCTGTGCCTGCAGGTGGTCGCCGAGGCACAGAAACTGGGTGGCACCTGCGCCTATATCGATGCCGAAAACGCCCTCGACCCGGTTTATGCCCAGAAGCTGGGCGTCAAGGTGGAAGATCTGCTGATCTCGCAGCCGGACACCGGTGAGCAGGCGCTGGAAATCTGCGACATGCTGGTCCGTTCCAGCGGCGTCGACGTCATCGTGGTCGACTCGGTCGCCGCACTGGTGCCGAAGGCTGAAATCGAAGGCGAGATGGGTGACTCGCACGTGGGTCTGCAGGCCCGCCTGATGTCCCAGGCGCTGCGCAAGCTGACCGGCAACATCAAGCGCACCAACACGCTGGTGATCTTCATCAACCAGATCCGCATGAAGATCGGTGTGATGTTCGGCAACCCGGAAACCACCACCGGCGGCAATGCGCTCAAGTTCTATGCTTCGGTCCGTCTCGACATCCGCCGTATCGGCGGCATCAAGAAGGGCGAGGAAGTGGTCGGCAACGAAACCCGCGTCAAGGTCGTCAAGAACAAGGTCTCGCCGCCGTTCAAACAGGCCGAATTCGACATCCTTTACGGCGAAGGCATCTCGCGTGAAGGGGAAATCATCGAAATGGGCGTGCAACACGGCTTCATCGAGAAATCGGGTGCCTGGTACAGCCATAACGGCCAGAAGATCGGTCAGGGCAAGGACAATGTGCGCGAATTCCTCAAGGAAAACCCGGCCATCGCCCAGGACATCGAGCGCAAGGTACGTGAAACCGTGGGGGTCACCATCGCCATGAGCGAAGATGGTGGCGATCCGGAAACGCTGGAAGACAGCGTGCTGTAA
- the recX gene encoding recombination regulator RecX: MEKSLMARAVDLLSRREYSRRELVTRLRPHAQSAEELEDVLSRLAERAWQSDERFAEQFSRSKADKYGSLRLRQAMREKGLSNELIEQALAGQDDLATARAVWQRKFGTLPATPQEKARQLRFLASRGFPQEIIRKILAGSLEDSE, encoded by the coding sequence ATGGAAAAGAGTCTGATGGCGCGAGCCGTCGATCTGCTCTCGCGGCGCGAATACTCGCGCCGCGAGCTTGTTACCCGTCTGCGTCCGCACGCCCAGTCGGCAGAAGAGCTGGAAGACGTGCTGTCGCGTCTGGCAGAACGCGCCTGGCAATCCGACGAGCGCTTCGCCGAACAGTTTTCCCGCAGCAAGGCCGACAAATATGGCAGTCTGCGCCTGCGTCAGGCCATGCGTGAAAAAGGCCTGAGCAACGAACTGATCGAACAGGCGCTGGCCGGTCAGGACGATCTGGCCACTGCCCGCGCCGTCTGGCAGCGCAAATTCGGCACCCTCCCCGCCACACCGCAGGAAAAGGCACGTCAGCTGCGTTTTCTGGCTTCGCGTGGCTTTCCGCAGGAAATCATCCGCAAAATTCTCGCCGGAAGCCTCGAAGACAGCGAATAA